A stretch of Plesiomonas shigelloides DNA encodes these proteins:
- the fbp gene encoding class 1 fructose-bisphosphatase: protein MKTLGEFIVEKQQDFPHATGELTSLLAAIKLAAKIIHRDINKAGLVDILGANGLSNIQGESQMKLDLYANEKLKAALQARGEVAGIASEEEDDIVVFDGDRGRNAKYVVLMDPLDGSSNIDVNVSVGTIFSIYRRITPIGTPVTREDFLQPGNCQVAAGYVVYGSSTMLVYTTGCGVHGFTYDPSLGVFCLSHESIRIPHTGTIYSINEGNYIKFPLGVKKYIKYCQDHDAPTKRPYTSRYIGSLVADFHRNMLKGGIYIYPSTANSPKGKLRLLYECNPMAFLAEQAGGRASDGERRILDIVPSELHQRCPFFVGSHAMMDDAERFMRDFPDAPAPL from the coding sequence ATGAAAACACTTGGCGAATTTATCGTCGAGAAACAGCAGGACTTCCCACACGCGACTGGGGAGCTCACCTCGCTGCTGGCGGCCATCAAACTGGCGGCCAAAATCATCCACCGCGACATCAATAAAGCCGGCTTGGTCGATATTCTCGGTGCCAACGGCCTGAGCAACATTCAGGGCGAAAGCCAGATGAAGCTCGATCTGTACGCCAACGAAAAGCTCAAAGCGGCATTGCAAGCCCGTGGTGAAGTGGCCGGGATCGCCTCCGAAGAAGAGGATGACATCGTGGTGTTCGACGGAGATCGCGGTCGTAACGCCAAGTATGTGGTGCTGATGGATCCGCTCGACGGCTCCTCCAACATCGATGTCAACGTGTCGGTCGGTACCATTTTCTCGATTTACCGCCGCATCACGCCGATTGGCACTCCAGTGACCCGCGAAGACTTCCTGCAACCAGGGAATTGCCAAGTTGCGGCCGGCTATGTGGTTTACGGCTCATCCACCATGTTGGTGTACACCACCGGCTGTGGCGTGCATGGCTTTACCTACGATCCGAGCCTCGGGGTCTTTTGCCTGTCACACGAAAGTATCCGCATCCCGCACACCGGCACTATTTACTCGATCAACGAGGGTAACTACATCAAGTTCCCACTCGGGGTGAAAAAGTACATTAAGTACTGCCAAGATCACGATGCGCCAACCAAGCGCCCGTATACCTCACGCTATATCGGTTCACTGGTTGCGGATTTCCACCGCAATATGCTCAAAGGCGGGATCTACATCTACCCAAGCACCGCCAACAGCCCGAAAGGGAAATTGCGCCTGCTGTATGAATGCAACCCAATGGCCTTCTTGGCGGAGCAAGCCGGTGGCCGCGCCAGTGATGGCGAGCGGCGGATTTTGGATATCGTGCCGTCCGAATTGCACCAGCGCTGCCCGTTCTTCGTCGGCTCACACGCCATGATGGACGATGCTGAGCGCTTTATGCGCGATTTCCCCGATGCGCCGGCGCCACTCTAA
- a CDS encoding translocation/assembly module TamB domain-containing protein encodes MNPLKKLSIGFLITLLVLIAALAGLLGTESGLRLLVNGANRWVPGLHIGEFSGNWGRGLHLQQVSFTMPGVDVAVDDALLQLQLGCLRRSEVCIRQVTVDKVRVAVDTALLPASEPTPSEPLTRLSPPYPLLLRLLQLNDVEVTVDGTRISLGHFTSGAQWRGEALSLQPTEFNDLAVILAAPAADTASSAKEAKEGTVAEKTTATTDTAGTSANSTAAATAVTTKSSDAKAAAAKSAATPPSDAKAATSDDPAAMLQQLFASPLLPQLPAVVIPLDIEVAQIHGKNLRIDTGTPQTIDDLLISASTQGNKVTLKQLQVSAPQGDVQLTGYARLQQKWPLELKLSSSVKLPDWPAQKLQATLSGALYDKLVLQAELSGALQANLHAQTELATAGLPLELTLRSPKLVWPLQGEPDYRVQGVALALSGSARDYTASLNASYSGKDIPQGKVALKAAGDLEHVAISLLRLDTLQGSAQLKGSLAWRKLLKWRADVNLSGINTAQQWPEWPARINGRLSTKGELQGDAWAVDLPILNLTGQALNKPLDVNAVLSGRSTGRWNISDLRMNVGGNRLQAKGVISDTWKLDAQINAPRLDGLLPGLGGQVNGNVVLRGALMTPAVNLDLQANGLRWQDLTIGRLQAKADVKSQSQIQGTVAINLQNLVQGDMTVSRAQLDASGSERQHQLRFTLQGEPVSAGLRLTGSFDRNSMNWRGTLSQTQAQTPLGPWTLQAPVALAYTHSRQQVSISPLCLTNPNAEVCIPQTMTAGASGQGRVQLRRLDLAMFKELLGDETRVKGVVQGQAEFRWQANGGLPTVRANLSSSNLRVIQWLMGRRLPIDISQLGLNLRLENGRLQLSNDIQLKDNGSFNSQINISDLAGRRRLSGNVNINQLSLALLSPMLEKTEKAEGMIGAQLQLGGVLDRPLLQGQLALQNPQLTGAWLPVDITGGNLTIRFAGARSNLNGALQTPEGVLNLTGEADWQRPEQWSAMLNANANRLRIALPPMVRLDVNPDLTFRATPKAMELTGSVRIPWARIEVDSLPESAVDSSSDLVLLNNQLQPINESNPAMAVNTDLMVRLGDDVRLNAFGLKAQLKGSLHVLQNAQGPSVRGQVYLADGRFRSFGQDLVIRKGQLLFVGPPTQPMLNIEAIRNPESIQNDVVAGIRVTGMADNPLMTIFSEPSMSQAEALSYILRGEPLDDGNSNDNGAMTSALIGIGLSQSSQLVGQIGQAFGISDLALDTQGVGDNSQVVISGYIMPGLQIKYGVGIFDSLAELTLRYRLMPSLYLQAVSGLNQAVDLIYQFEF; translated from the coding sequence ATGAATCCGTTAAAGAAGCTGAGTATTGGCTTTTTGATCACACTGCTGGTGCTGATTGCGGCGCTGGCGGGGTTGTTGGGCACCGAGTCTGGCTTACGTTTGTTGGTTAATGGGGCCAACCGTTGGGTGCCGGGCCTGCATATTGGCGAGTTTTCCGGTAACTGGGGCCGCGGTCTGCATCTGCAGCAGGTGTCCTTTACGATGCCGGGTGTCGATGTGGCGGTGGATGATGCCTTGCTTCAACTGCAATTAGGCTGTTTGCGCCGTAGTGAAGTGTGTATCCGTCAGGTGACGGTGGATAAAGTGCGCGTCGCGGTGGACACCGCCTTGTTGCCCGCCAGTGAGCCGACCCCTTCGGAGCCACTGACCCGCCTAAGCCCCCCGTACCCGTTGTTATTGCGTCTGCTACAACTGAATGATGTTGAGGTGACGGTGGATGGCACTCGCATCTCTCTGGGCCATTTTACCAGTGGCGCCCAGTGGCGCGGTGAGGCGTTAAGCCTGCAACCCACTGAGTTTAACGATCTGGCGGTGATCCTCGCCGCGCCAGCCGCCGATACGGCGAGCAGCGCGAAAGAGGCAAAAGAGGGCACGGTTGCAGAGAAAACCACTGCGACTACAGATACAGCGGGCACGTCAGCTAATTCGACCGCAGCAGCCACAGCGGTAACCACGAAGAGCTCTGATGCGAAAGCCGCCGCCGCCAAGTCAGCTGCCACACCGCCAAGCGATGCGAAAGCGGCGACGAGCGACGATCCGGCGGCGATGTTGCAACAGCTGTTTGCTTCTCCGTTGTTACCGCAGTTACCGGCAGTGGTGATCCCGCTGGATATCGAGGTTGCGCAGATCCACGGTAAAAATTTGCGGATTGATACCGGCACGCCGCAGACCATCGATGATCTGCTGATCAGTGCCAGCACCCAAGGTAATAAAGTTACCCTCAAGCAATTGCAGGTCAGCGCCCCGCAAGGGGACGTACAACTGACCGGATATGCTCGGTTACAGCAAAAGTGGCCCTTGGAGCTGAAGCTGTCGAGCTCGGTCAAATTGCCGGACTGGCCAGCGCAAAAGCTGCAAGCGACCTTGAGCGGTGCGCTGTATGACAAGTTGGTGTTGCAGGCGGAGTTAAGTGGCGCGCTGCAAGCTAACTTGCATGCGCAGACCGAGCTGGCGACCGCCGGCTTGCCGCTAGAGCTGACCTTACGTAGCCCTAAACTGGTGTGGCCGCTGCAAGGTGAGCCCGATTATCGGGTGCAAGGGGTGGCATTGGCGCTTTCTGGCAGTGCGCGTGATTACACCGCCAGCCTCAATGCCAGCTACAGCGGTAAAGACATTCCACAAGGCAAAGTGGCACTTAAAGCGGCCGGTGATTTGGAGCACGTGGCTATCTCGCTGCTGCGCCTTGATACCTTGCAAGGCTCGGCCCAGCTCAAAGGCTCCTTGGCTTGGCGTAAGCTGCTCAAATGGCGCGCGGATGTGAATTTATCCGGCATCAACACTGCGCAGCAGTGGCCGGAGTGGCCTGCACGCATCAATGGTCGTTTAAGCACCAAAGGGGAGTTGCAAGGCGATGCATGGGCGGTGGATTTACCGATTTTAAATCTGACCGGACAGGCACTGAATAAGCCGCTGGACGTCAACGCCGTCTTAAGTGGCCGCAGCACTGGCCGGTGGAATATCTCTGATTTGCGTATGAATGTCGGCGGCAACCGTCTGCAGGCCAAAGGTGTGATCAGCGATACGTGGAAGCTGGATGCGCAGATTAACGCGCCGCGCTTAGATGGCCTGTTACCGGGCCTCGGTGGACAGGTTAACGGTAACGTGGTGCTGCGCGGAGCCTTGATGACACCGGCGGTGAATCTGGATCTGCAAGCCAATGGATTACGTTGGCAAGACCTGACCATTGGCCGTTTGCAAGCTAAGGCTGATGTGAAGAGCCAGTCGCAAATTCAGGGCACCGTGGCCATCAACTTGCAGAATCTGGTGCAAGGCGACATGACCGTTAGCCGCGCTCAGCTGGATGCCAGCGGTAGCGAGCGGCAACATCAGCTGCGCTTTACCCTGCAAGGCGAACCGGTGTCGGCCGGCTTGCGGTTAACCGGCAGCTTCGATCGCAATAGCATGAACTGGCGCGGTACCTTGAGTCAGACTCAGGCGCAGACCCCGTTGGGGCCATGGACACTGCAAGCGCCGGTGGCGCTGGCGTACACCCATAGCCGTCAGCAAGTGAGCATCAGTCCGTTGTGTCTGACTAACCCGAATGCCGAAGTGTGCATCCCGCAGACCATGACCGCGGGTGCTAGCGGCCAAGGGCGCGTGCAGTTGCGCCGTTTGGATCTGGCGATGTTCAAAGAGCTACTCGGCGATGAGACCCGCGTTAAAGGTGTGGTGCAGGGCCAAGCGGAGTTCCGTTGGCAGGCCAATGGTGGCTTACCAACGGTGCGAGCGAACTTGAGTAGCAGCAATCTGCGGGTGATCCAGTGGTTGATGGGCCGCCGTTTACCGATTGATATCAGTCAGTTGGGGCTTAATCTGCGCCTAGAAAATGGCCGTTTGCAACTGAGCAATGACATACAACTTAAAGACAACGGCAGCTTCAATAGCCAAATCAACATCAGTGACTTGGCGGGACGTCGTCGCCTGAGCGGTAATGTGAACATTAATCAGCTGTCGCTGGCGTTGTTGTCGCCGATGCTAGAGAAAACCGAAAAAGCGGAAGGGATGATCGGTGCCCAGCTGCAATTGGGCGGGGTGCTGGATAGACCGTTGCTGCAAGGTCAGTTGGCGCTGCAAAATCCACAGCTGACTGGTGCGTGGCTGCCGGTGGATATTACCGGCGGTAACCTGACCATTCGCTTTGCTGGTGCGCGCTCGAACTTGAACGGTGCGCTGCAAACGCCGGAAGGGGTGTTGAACCTCACCGGTGAGGCGGATTGGCAGCGTCCAGAGCAGTGGAGCGCGATGCTGAACGCGAACGCCAATCGTCTGCGGATCGCATTGCCACCGATGGTGCGGCTGGACGTTAATCCCGATCTCACCTTCCGAGCGACGCCAAAAGCGATGGAGCTGACTGGCTCGGTGCGCATCCCGTGGGCGCGTATCGAAGTTGATAGCCTGCCGGAAAGTGCGGTGGATAGCTCGTCAGATTTGGTGTTGCTGAATAACCAGCTGCAGCCCATCAACGAAAGCAATCCTGCGATGGCGGTGAATACCGACTTGATGGTGCGGCTGGGCGATGATGTGCGCCTGAATGCCTTTGGTCTCAAGGCGCAGCTCAAAGGCAGCTTGCACGTACTGCAAAATGCCCAAGGGCCATCAGTGCGTGGGCAGGTGTATCTGGCCGATGGCCGCTTCCGCTCCTTCGGGCAGGATTTGGTGATCCGTAAAGGGCAGTTGCTGTTTGTTGGCCCGCCAACGCAGCCGATGCTGAACATCGAAGCGATCCGTAACCCAGAATCGATCCAAAACGATGTAGTGGCCGGGATCCGAGTCACCGGCATGGCGGATAACCCGCTGATGACTATCTTCTCGGAGCCGTCGATGTCACAGGCCGAAGCGCTGTCTTACATTCTGCGCGGCGAGCCATTGGATGACGGTAACTCCAATGATAACGGCGCGATGACCTCTGCCTTGATTGGGATTGGCTTGTCACAAAGCAGTCAGCTAGTAGGGCAAATTGGTCAGGCGTTTGGGATCAGCGATCTGGCACTGGATACGCAAGGGGTGGGAGATAACTCCCAAGTGGTGATCAGTGGCTATATCATGCCGGGTCTGCAGATTAAGTACGGGGTCGGGATCTTTGACTCGCTGGCAGAGCTGACCTTGCGTTATCGCTTGATGCCAAGTCTGTATCTGCAAGCCGTGTCGGGATTGAATCAGGCGGTGGATTTGATCTACCAGTTTGAGTTCTAA
- the msrA gene encoding peptide-methionine (S)-S-oxide reductase MsrA: protein MTYAHQHTIINPEQALPGRSQPLPHHQQHAILGLPLQPIIPEHYATAYFAMGCFWGVERLFWQQPGVYHTSVGYMGGYTPNPTYQEVCTGLTGHAEAVRVIFDPASISYAELLQLFWERHDPTQGMRQGNDLGTQYRSALYTCDEAQQQQAEQSARHYQQALAAAGHPNAISTEIRAAGPFYLAEDEHQQYLFKHPHGYCGLGGTGICFPAGG, encoded by the coding sequence ATGACTTATGCACACCAACACACAATCATTAATCCAGAACAGGCGTTACCCGGCCGCTCACAGCCACTGCCGCATCATCAGCAGCACGCCATCTTAGGTCTTCCGTTACAACCTATTATCCCAGAACATTATGCCACGGCTTATTTTGCGATGGGCTGTTTCTGGGGTGTTGAACGCTTATTCTGGCAGCAACCGGGGGTGTATCACACCAGCGTCGGCTACATGGGCGGCTATACGCCAAACCCGACCTATCAAGAAGTGTGTACCGGCTTAACCGGTCATGCCGAGGCGGTACGGGTAATTTTTGATCCCGCCAGCATAAGTTACGCCGAGCTGCTGCAATTGTTCTGGGAGCGCCATGATCCCACTCAGGGAATGCGCCAAGGCAATGATCTCGGCACCCAGTACCGCTCAGCCCTCTATACTTGTGATGAGGCCCAGCAACAGCAAGCCGAGCAAAGTGCGCGCCACTATCAGCAAGCGCTAGCTGCTGCGGGACATCCCAATGCCATCAGTACCGAAATTCGCGCCGCAGGCCCGTTTTATCTGGCGGAAGATGAACACCAGCAATATTTGTTTAAACATCCGCATGGATACTGTGGCCTAGGTGGGACCGGCATTTGTTTTCCGGCAGGCGGTTGA
- a CDS encoding autotransporter assembly complex protein TamA, whose amino-acid sequence MAAVKLQIEGLSGELQRNVRAHLSTIKDDEVAANARFKRRVRTGIEDGLKALGYFDPEIRFELIPRSAPLRSLLVAHVNPGEPVRIKAINIELIGEARQDPAFTELLTTTPKIGSILNQGDFDAFRSRLRSLALERGYFKADLKVSQLKVATGLHEAFWNIQFDSGRRYRFGEVTFTGSQIRENRLQGLIPFKVGEPYLAATLAQFNQNLSETNWYRNIVIDPQFAKVGENMELPLFVTVTPRAPNNVELGLGFATDIGVRTSMRWRKPWVNALGHSMETLVRYSQPEQSVEFGYRIPTKESPLQKFYTLTTAYNAENHNDTNEQSLSASVGAFWNVSSGWQRNLTMNVSYSRFEQGLQEHDTFLLYPGVQFARTRSRGGLMPYWGDSEVFSINYANTAWLSDIDMLQLQARSTWIRTYASKHRFVARAEAGWLESSDFDKVPPSLRFFAGGDRSIRGYKYKSISPVDSEGKLTGASRMATGSLEYQYNFTGNWWGAMFYDTGYATNKFIPEDLKSGVGMGVRWASPLGPVRFDIAHPLAKGSSGVEIYIALGPEL is encoded by the coding sequence ATGGCCGCCGTGAAACTGCAGATAGAGGGGCTGAGCGGAGAGTTGCAGCGTAACGTGCGTGCGCACTTGTCCACCATTAAAGATGATGAGGTCGCGGCCAATGCGCGCTTTAAACGGCGAGTTCGCACTGGGATTGAAGATGGTCTGAAAGCGCTGGGCTATTTTGACCCCGAAATCCGCTTCGAGCTGATCCCGCGCAGTGCCCCTTTGCGCTCCTTGCTGGTGGCGCACGTCAATCCGGGTGAGCCGGTCAGAATTAAAGCCATCAATATCGAATTGATCGGGGAAGCGCGGCAAGACCCGGCGTTTACCGAACTGCTGACGACGACACCCAAAATTGGTTCGATTTTAAATCAGGGCGATTTTGATGCCTTTCGTAGCCGCTTGCGCTCGTTAGCGTTAGAGCGTGGCTACTTTAAGGCGGATTTAAAAGTCAGCCAGCTAAAAGTGGCTACAGGTCTGCACGAGGCCTTTTGGAATATCCAATTTGACAGTGGCCGACGTTATCGCTTTGGTGAGGTGACCTTTACCGGCTCGCAAATCCGGGAAAACCGTCTGCAGGGCTTGATCCCGTTCAAAGTGGGCGAGCCGTATTTGGCGGCGACGTTGGCGCAATTTAACCAGAATCTGTCGGAAACCAACTGGTATCGCAACATTGTGATTGACCCACAGTTTGCCAAAGTGGGTGAGAACATGGAGTTGCCGCTGTTTGTGACGGTGACGCCAAGAGCGCCGAACAACGTGGAATTGGGGCTGGGCTTTGCCACCGATATCGGGGTACGAACCAGTATGCGCTGGCGTAAACCGTGGGTGAATGCCCTTGGACACAGCATGGAAACGCTGGTGCGTTATTCCCAGCCAGAGCAATCAGTGGAGTTTGGTTACCGTATTCCGACCAAAGAGAGCCCGCTGCAAAAATTCTATACCTTAACCACCGCCTATAACGCCGAAAACCATAACGATACCAATGAGCAGTCGCTGTCGGCTTCGGTTGGTGCGTTCTGGAATGTTTCTTCGGGCTGGCAGCGTAACTTAACCATGAACGTCAGTTACAGCCGATTCGAACAAGGTCTGCAAGAGCACGATACCTTCTTGCTGTATCCGGGCGTTCAGTTTGCCCGCACCCGTTCGCGCGGTGGTTTGATGCCGTATTGGGGGGACTCGGAAGTGTTCAGCATTAACTATGCTAACACCGCGTGGTTGTCCGATATCGATATGCTGCAGTTACAAGCGCGCAGTACGTGGATCCGCACCTATGCCTCTAAGCACCGTTTTGTGGCAAGAGCGGAAGCCGGATGGTTAGAGAGCAGCGATTTTGACAAAGTCCCGCCGTCATTGCGTTTCTTCGCCGGTGGCGATCGCAGTATTCGCGGTTATAAATACAAATCCATCTCTCCGGTCGATAGCGAAGGCAAGCTCACTGGTGCATCGCGTATGGCGACCGGCTCGCTGGAATACCAGTACAACTTTACCGGCAACTGGTGGGGCGCGATGTTCTATGACACCGGTTATGCCACTAACAAGTTTATTCCAGAAGATCTGAAATCTGGGGTCGGGATGGGGGTGCGCTGGGCCTCACCACTCGGTCCGGTTCGTTTTGATATTGCCCATCCGTTAGCCAAAGGTAGCTCTGGCGTGGAAATTTACATAGCACTGGGGCCTGAGTTATGA
- the ppa gene encoding inorganic diphosphatase: protein MSLSNVPAGKSLPDDIYVIIEIPANADPIKYEVDKESGALFVDRFMSTPMFYPCNYGYVNHTLSLDGDPVDVLVPTPYPLQPGSVIRCRPVGVLKMTDESGADAKVVAVPHSKLTKQYDHIQDVNDLPELLRAQITHFFERYKELEVGKWVKVEGWEGVDAAKAEIQESFARAQK, encoded by the coding sequence ATGAGCTTAAGCAACGTGCCTGCCGGTAAGAGCCTGCCGGATGACATCTATGTAATCATCGAAATCCCGGCCAATGCCGATCCGATCAAATACGAAGTGGATAAAGAGTCCGGCGCGCTGTTTGTCGACCGTTTTATGTCCACCCCGATGTTCTACCCATGCAACTACGGCTATGTGAACCATACCCTGTCGCTGGATGGCGATCCGGTGGATGTGCTGGTGCCAACCCCGTATCCATTGCAACCAGGCTCAGTGATCCGCTGCCGCCCCGTTGGCGTGCTGAAGATGACTGACGAGTCAGGTGCCGATGCCAAAGTCGTGGCGGTACCACACAGCAAGCTGACCAAGCAGTACGATCACATTCAGGATGTGAACGATCTGCCTGAATTACTGCGTGCCCAGATCACTCACTTCTTCGAGCGCTACAAAGAGCTGGAAGTCGGTAAATGGGTGAAAGTGGAAGGTTGGGAAGGCGTGGACGCAGCCAAAGCGGAAATCCAAGAGTCTTTCGCACGCGCGCAAAAATAA